The following nucleotide sequence is from Dehalogenimonas formicexedens.
CAGGCAAGCCGCCTGGATGATCCGGTCGGGATGGTGCCAGGAAGGGAGAGACGTCAGGTTGTCCCAGCCGAGGATGAAGTACAGTTCATCGCCAGGATACTGGGCCTTGAGTTCCTGGAGGGTTTGCCAGGTGTAGGACGGTCCGGGGCGCCTGACCTCCAGGTCGCTTACCGAGTAATATGATTTCCCCGCGGTCGCCAGCCTGATCATCTCCAACCGCTGTTGGGCGGGAGACACTTTCATCGATGCTTTCACCCACGGCAGGCCGGCCGGGATGAATACTATCCGGTCTAGGCACAGTTTCCGGCGGGCTTCTTCAGCTATCTGGAGGTGGCCGACATGGGGCGGGTCGAAGGTGCCGCCCAGAAGCCCGAGTCTCACCAGTAAAACTCCCCTTTGCCGATAAAGAGTTTCTCGCCGGGCTGGATCCTGGCGGCTTTGATGGCCCTCAACACGCCCCAGCGCCACAACTCCCCCAGGATCTGGCGCCGGACCTCGGGGTCGTTGAGGTCGGAACCGGCCACCAGGCGCTCGTATTCGTCAGAATGAACGTGGTAACCGTCGGCGTCCCGGGTGACTTCCACTTTCTCCCGCTGGGGCGCCGGCCGGAACACCTTGATCGGTTCTTCATTGTCCGTTTCCGGAGATTTTTCAGGTTCGGAAAGGACCCGGTCCAGTTCGGCCAGCAGTGTTTCGACACCCTCGCCGGTAGCCGCGGAGATAAAGACGGCTTTATGCCCTGCCGCCTTGAACATTTCCTTAAGGACCGGTATGCGGCTTTTAACCACCGGCAGGTCGATCTTGTTGACCGCGATTATCTGCTCTTTCCGGGCCAGGAGCGGGTCGTACAACAGCAGTTCGGTATTGATCTTGACCATGTCGTTCACCGGTTCGGCGGAGGACCCGTCGAGGAGATGCACCAGCACCCGGGTCCGGGCGACATGGCGCAAAAACTGCAGCCCCAGGCCCTTACCCAGGTGGGCGCCTTCGATCAGGCCGGGAACATCGGCCACCACCCAGCTGTGCCCGCCCGCGGCGACGACGCCAAGGGCCGGTTCCAGGGTGGTGAAAGGATAATCGGCGACCTTTGGTCTGGCCGCCGAAATGGCCGAAAGCAACGACGATTTGCCGGCATTGGGTAATCCGATGATGCCGGCGTCGGCGATAAGTTTCAGCTCCAAAGACAGGGTTTTGGTCTCACCGGGCACGCCCACCTGCGCCAGCCGCGGCGCCTGGTTGGTGGAACCGGCAAAATGGGGGTTGCCCAGGCCGCCTTTACCGCCCTTGGCGACAACGACGCGTTCCCCGTTATGGGACAGGTCGGCCAGCACCTCGCCGGTGTCTTTGTCGCGGATTACGGTGCCGACCGGCAGGTTGATGACCACATCCTCGCCGCTTTTGCCGTACTTCTTCTGCCCCTGGCCGCGGGCGCCGTCACCGGCCTTGAAATGGCGCTGGTGGCGGTATTTCATCAGGCTGCCGATATCTTTATCGGCTTCGATGATGACATCGCCGCCTCGGCCGCCGTCGCCGCCGTCCGGCCCGCCGCGGGGGACATATTTCTCATGCCGGAAGGTAGCCACTCCTCGCCCGCCGTCGCCGCTTTTAACTTCGATTTCTGCCTGATCTATCAATTATCGAGTCCGTTTCAATGTGTTATTCAATTTGTTTCAGTATATCAAAATAAGATGGCTTTAACAGTTGTATTTATAGGGACGATATCTTACCGCTCCTGTAATCCAGAACCGGGGTCATTTCAATCGTACCGGCGCCGCCGGTTATCGAATGTTGCGGCGGCTTATCTAAAAGTTATTGCCCTTTCGCCGTTAGACAGGGTCTTGATTATCTAAAGGGCAAACAATTTTTAGCCCTGGATGCCGCCCGGACGGGGATCGGCCGCCCACCGAGCGCCATAACAAATTGTTATTAAATGCCGCCGCCGCTGGATTTCGATAACTTTTTGTTATAACTAAAGATGGGGACGGCCTGAGCCGCCCCCATCTGTGAGCCAAAGCTGATTTTAGCGGCGGCCGCCGCCGCCTCCGGTGAGCAACAGGACCCAGTACAGG
It contains:
- the obgE gene encoding GTPase ObgE; protein product: MIDQAEIEVKSGDGGRGVATFRHEKYVPRGGPDGGDGGRGGDVIIEADKDIGSLMKYRHQRHFKAGDGARGQGQKKYGKSGEDVVINLPVGTVIRDKDTGEVLADLSHNGERVVVAKGGKGGLGNPHFAGSTNQAPRLAQVGVPGETKTLSLELKLIADAGIIGLPNAGKSSLLSAISAARPKVADYPFTTLEPALGVVAAGGHSWVVADVPGLIEGAHLGKGLGLQFLRHVARTRVLVHLLDGSSAEPVNDMVKINTELLLYDPLLARKEQIIAVNKIDLPVVKSRIPVLKEMFKAAGHKAVFISAATGEGVETLLAELDRVLSEPEKSPETDNEEPIKVFRPAPQREKVEVTRDADGYHVHSDEYERLVAGSDLNDPEVRRQILGELWRWGVLRAIKAARIQPGEKLFIGKGEFYW
- the nadD gene encoding nicotinate-nucleotide adenylyltransferase encodes the protein MRLGLLGGTFDPPHVGHLQIAEEARRKLCLDRIVFIPAGLPWVKASMKVSPAQQRLEMIRLATAGKSYYSVSDLEVRRPGPSYTWQTLQELKAQYPGDELYFILGWDNLTSLPSWHHPDRIIQAACLVAAPRVGSTRPDLHELDARVPGIAARTVILTEPEIDVSATAIRQLVRLGQPVSHLVPPPVAGYISANGMYRD